The sequence GTGGACGGCGAGCTGCTCTCTCAGGTATTTGTCAAAATGATGCAAAGGGATCAACCCATTGAAATGCAGCTAACAGCAGCCAAATGGTGAGACGGGACGTTTTTTAATCACAGTTCACGTCAGTATTTCCCGTGTAAGTTTCCTTTAAACGTGTGACCTCCTCTCCGTCTGTCCCAGTACTAACGTACATGTGTCGAGCGGGCGCCATCAGGACGGACGACAGCTGTATAGTCCTTAAGGTCAGGCTTTTTATGAGACCTTTGCAACTGCacctctatttatttattattattattattattattattattattattattattattattataattattatataagtCGCACACCTCGTTAAATTTGCATGTGGCTTCCTGTTTTCCACCCAGACTCTGCCGTGCCTCGTGCGAATGTGCAGTAAAGAGCACCTGCTCGAGGAGCGAGTGGAGGGTGCGGAGACGCTGGCCTACCTGATGGAGCCTGACGTGGAGCTGCAGAGGATCGCGAGCACACCGACCACCCTGGTGGCCATGCTGGCCGACTACTTTAAATACCCGAGCTCTGTGTCGGCCATCACCGACATCAAGAGGGTGGGTCCGAGGCCTGAGCCTTTACATGTAACGTTCATACATAAATACTGCCCGTGTAAATGGCGGGGATATCACGCCGTTATGCCGCCTCGCCGTTCTGTATATAAAGTCTGATCGCGGGAAGGGGGGACAGAGcggtctctcctcctctgagcGACGAACAGCGCCGTAACGAGCGTAAACATAAAGCTGGAAAGATTGTCTTTTGGGAGCACAGGTGTGATCCACATCCATGcaacaaactgggaaaacagtGATGGGGACGTCCTTACCGTCCCAGCAGTGGACGAGCTCAACAGGGTTCCCGCAGATTCttataaaaagtcttaaaataaggcctttaatggcattaaaatgccttaaatcaaaagtcttaaaaatgccaaGACATAGAAAGCAGGATATTATGAATCATTTGTTCAGATGCTGCATtgtaaaatatcaagaaaaattgataatatctattttttagaaatgttttgtaTTGAATTATTGAATGCCTCTTGAATTAACGTCACGCAGATCAGGATATACGAATATTAGCGCGttaacaatttttatttttctaatacaCGAGAAAGTTTCCCAACGAGCCGCCATGTTGGTTGTTACAGGATTAATTTTCTCATTAAGGCCAATTAAAGGTTATATTTTAGTTCAGCACAGAACGTTCAGACAGTCTAGATCAGCTGCTATAATCAGCTGTGATATGTATCCGGTAATCCTCAGTGTGTCGAATGTCTTCGTTTGTGAATTTTGTTCTAAAGAGAACGTCTAATTATATATGCAAAAAATGGATGtttagatttatttctttttaaatgaaaaaaagttttgccaCTTGTTGACATAATGCACCACTTTACTTTATGTCCGCTCCGTCACCTGCAGCTGACCATGACCTGAAGCACGCACACGAGCTGAGACAAGCCGCTTTCAAACTTTACGCCTCGCTGGGCTCCAACGACGAGGACATCCGCAAAAAGGTCGCCTCTCCTCgggtgtattttttgtttgcatttattgttCTCATACATATTTAGATTGTAATCCATCATCTCGATGTTTTTGGATTCAGATCACAGAGACGGAGAACATGATGGACCGGATAGTCAGCGGCCTATCAGAATCCAGCATTAAAGTCCGCTTGGCGGCCGTCAGGTACGAAACGAGTCTTTAGTGACacgaaagttttaaaaataattctatattacataaaaacatggacaaTGGGCACgattgctttttaatttttaataattctttaaattaGCTTTCTTAATAATGTACCTTTTTCTCTACACACAGTCAACCCTTGTgcatctgcttttctttttagtgtttatgctattttatgactacatttttaaattaaaaaatatataatataatgtaatataatagaatataatataattttttttcatttaaaaaaatgctctcaGCTTTTATTATTGCCACATGAACATTTCAGTGAAATCACCAGAATACACGCTGAAGACGGACGTTTTGCCAGAAATGTCCATGTTGCaatattagtcttttttttttaatttaatgaattgatactaaaacacattttgttgagAATTTGTTGATAATATCTTGATGACTTAGGTATTACACTGgacttttaactttaattttttttttttacaaaattcaaTGCAGTTGTGACTAAACGTCACGTTTCTgtctgttcatttttgtttttcttgcaggtGTCTTCACAGTCTTTCGCGGTCAGTGCAGCAGCTGAGAACCAGCTTCCACGACCACGCGGTGTGGAAACCCCTCATGAAGGTCAGTGGAGTTTTAGTCCGTACAGCAAAGCACATTTCTCCTCGTGTTTTTAAgggaagaaattaaatttggaTACTTACATACTGACCGAGATGTCGTGTTGTAGCTGTTGCAGAACGCCCCCGATGAAGTCCTGGTCATGGCCTCGTCTACACTATGCAATCTACTGCTGGAGTTCTCACCCAGCAAAGAGGTACACAGACTGTCAGTCACACACCTGTATTACAAAGTACacattatttactttaatattgagggtgtttgtttgtgttgatctGCAGCCCATCCTGGAGTCAGGAGTGATTGAGTTACTATGCAGTCTGACTCAGAGTGACAGTCCTGCACTGAGGGTCAATGGGATCTGGGCCCTGATGGTAAGAAGATTTACACTTGTCGGCTTCTTAAAACCATCAAAACCGTGAAAAAGTTCACTGAATAtttgctttcagctgtttggatggaataaaataagttttttctcagtttctttttaacattGTGCATTCAAGGTTGCAGTGAGTTAATATAATAAAGCAGATCGATGTTACAGTTTTACACAGTGAGTCATACTGGCAGATTATTTCAGTAcaaaccgtgtgtgtgtgtttgtgtgtgtgtgtttgtgcgtgtgtgtgtgtgtgtattaagaACATGGCGTTCCAGGCCGATCAGAAGGTGAAGGTAGAGATCGTTCGGTGTTTGGGGACAGAACAGTTGTTTCGCCTGCTATCAGACCCGGACACCAACGTGCTGATGAAGACCCTCGGTTTGCTGCGCAATCTGCTGTCAACACGCCcagtaagaaagaaagaaagacacaaacacacacacacacacacacacacacacacacacacacacacacacacacacacacacacatcagcatgATGAGagacttaaaggaatacttcacccctcATAGATCATTTGTTTATCGATCACTCACCTCATGTGACGCTGAATtcctgaagaaaactttttcttgcCTTTACAGTGacaattcttgatgaatttctAGGAATCCAGGACGTCTGTAGGATTTTAGCGcttatttaggattttaggacattatggtCTTAGTtcggacctctgtcagggggtgcgggggatcctccactgtcacttcttttgatcaacaagctctgttttaaagctgttttatgctctctgacaccttacGTATACTAAactattcccagtgtgaatcactatgtttttactgtgaattagaaaatagtttgggggccagatttggcccttggGCTATaatttgagtatcactgctgcaCGCTCTTGGTATCTTCACTGCTTTATTAATTTAGCACTTAAGTGACTCAAAAAACGGGAGGTCACGTGTGCTTGCTGAAACGGTTAACAGGGGCTTTTATTGCATGTCACAGAAAAGTTTTGGTAATTCACCTGAGCTCCGACCTTCAGTCCTGTCTCACCGACTCTGCAGATGCTCATACACGTGCACGtatgtgctgagtgtgtttaAACTCTGCAGAAATCTTCACGCGTACTGATTCTCTCCCGCTCACTCCGTCAGCACATCGACCAGATCATGAGCTCTCATGGGAAGCAGATCATGCAGGCCGTGACCCTCATCCTGGAGGCAGAGCACAGTATAGAGGTCAAAGAGCAGGTGAGCCCGCCCTCCCTCCGCTTCATGCTTACAAATCCTTTTCAGACAGAATTCATCCTTCAGCTGCACGAAAAGGCCGCATTGCGTTGTGGTTTTAGCATTCAGCAGGTCTGATTACAGGCTGCGAGGTCGGTCGTTATTCACGTCCGACAGTGTTTGCAGAGCTGGAAGCTTAtcagcaagattttttttctgaatcacaaagaacaaaatgttaagaTAACGTCTCTGATGTAACACTGTTCTTATCTGTCAGACGCTGTGCATCCTCGCCAACATCGCCGACGGCAACACAGCCAAGGAACTCATCATGACCAATGACGACATGCTCCAGAAAATCAAATACTACATGGTACTTTATATGAAACCATCCGCTGTCATCAGATCAGATGTTTGTTCTCTTCACTGCTGACATGTTGTCACTGAGGTCTCATGGGAGGCAGATCACGCAGCGTGTCGAACCAGCTGAAGACTACACTCAGTACGTTAGCTCGCAGTTTAGTGGAGCAGTAAGAGCTCGATtcggactttaactggactcctgtctctgtcccagTATACAAACACTGGGGGAGAATCTGTTTATTGACTGAAGTCTGTCCGACCGCAGGTGCAGATCTGCCGTCTTTCAGCTCGTAACTACAAACCCCGACTATTTATTCAGTCTATGATATCGCCCACATCGAAATCATAAGTGTTAGTTTACAGTAACTTTAACTAAACCGCTGCGTCACGTACATATAATCAACGccgctgagcaaactctgccttcactgacacaaacattttttgatctTGCTGTAAAATAGCTGTTATGACGAGGATTTGAAGCAGTGAAATCAAAAACGCTCCACtgagaaaacattttactcCAGAGAACGATGCTGATATTGATTTTGGTTAAAGTATGTTTTGGCTTCATCCACAGCAGCATCATTAGCTTCAGTGCTGGTGCTgtgggactgttctttatttatcagaggaaggggtggcttttttttatttcaaacaaacataaattacTACATTTTTAAGTCGTATGTCCCTCGCtgaagccaaaattaaaaacacaagtccttCTTAAGtgcttacatgtttttaaatgcctgaGCCATTTTGCGGCACCCTTCTgccctcataaataacgaacagtccctatctGTTAACACAGAGGGAAGCGAGGGACACGCACAGAACGccgagtccagttaaagtccgactgaggtgtttacatgacagaataACTCGACTTCCAATCACATTATCTGGTCGCGTTAGTCCAGTTTCAGTCATATGAactcaaaatgtgactttttctaacgtgatgtaaacgtactgagtgtCAGCTCTTTGTTCAGTAGTTAGACCTGTGACTGAGGTCATGTGACCTGtgcttttgttctgttttcccTCACCTGTAATTTTCCTGACTTCTTCCTTTAGGGGCATTCGAATGTGAAACTGCAGCTCGCTGCCACCTTCTGCATCTCAAACCTGATCTGGAACGAGGAGGACGGTAAGAAAAATCATGGTCCCCTTTTGGGGGACAGAAAGGCACCGTCTCATATGGAGAGGAAcaggaaaatgccaaaaagtgaaGCTTGAGGATTTCAGAACATCtctatgattttaagacatttctcagattttaggaaatttctctgattttaagataattcttggattttaagacatttgtcggatttttggacgtttctgtGATTACAGGGCAGTCTTTGGATTATCATTTATTTCttggattctaggacatttgtaggattttaagggacttcaggacgtttctgggattttaggacatttctgatattttaggacatcagggtcttAGCGAGGTCCTCTGttggggtgcaggggatccccactggcacttttttaacaaacaagctctattttgatgcagttttaggctctctggcaccttatgtaaaGTGA is a genomic window of Plectropomus leopardus isolate mb chromosome 10, YSFRI_Pleo_2.0, whole genome shotgun sequence containing:
- the armc8 gene encoding armadillo repeat-containing protein 8; this encodes MACLLEAPLRISVLSEVTATSRHYVDRLFDPDPQKVLQGVIDMKNAVIGNNKQKANLIVLGAVPRLLYLLQQSSSSLELRTECAVVLGSLAMGTENNIKSLVDCHIIPALLQGLLCPDLIFIEACLRCLRTVFISPVTPVQLLYTDPTVIPHLMSLLSLTERTQEYITQIFSHCCKTPEHQTVLFNHGAIQNIAPLLISPSYKVNGGVLKCFSVLAYENTQVSMTLVNVLVDGELLSQVFVKMMQRDQPIEMQLTAAKCISLLTYMCRAGAIRTDDSCIVLKTLPCLVRMCSKEHLLEERVEGAETLAYLMEPDVELQRIASTPTTLVAMLADYFKYPSSVSAITDIKRVADHDLKHAHELRQAAFKLYASLGSNDEDIRKKITETENMMDRIVSGLSESSIKVRLAAVRCLHSLSRSVQQLRTSFHDHAVWKPLMKLLQNAPDEVLVMASSTLCNLLLEFSPSKEPILESGVIELLCSLTQSDSPALRVNGIWALMNMAFQADQKVKVEIVRCLGTEQLFRLLSDPDTNVLMKTLGLLRNLLSTRPHIDQIMSSHGKQIMQAVTLILEAEHSIEVKEQTLCILANIADGNTAKELIMTNDDMLQKIKYYMGHSNVKLQLAATFCISNLIWNEEDGSQERQDKLREMGFVDVLHKLTQASDPNLCDRAKTAMQQYLA